The genomic window GGGGTAATAGCAGACGCCGAGGGTCTGGGCGGGGCGTGCGGAAGCGGGCATGGGTTGGTGTCCTTGCAAAGCGTCGGATGAAAAGGGTGTCAGGGCAGGCGGGTGCCGTCGGCGGCAAAGAGATGGGCGCGCTCAGGCCGGATGCCGACGGTGATCTGCCCGCCGGGGCGATCTTCGCTTGCGTCTTCCGGGCGGGCGACGATCACCGGCGCGTCGCCCTTGGTTTCGGCATAGGCGTAGCTCAGCGCGCCGAGGCGTTCGATCACGTCGATGGTGAGGGTGAGATTGCCCTCGGGCAGCGGCGCAGGGGCGAAGTGCTCGGGCCTTATGCCGAGCGTCACGGCAGCGCCGTGGGGCAGGGCTTTCGCCTGCGGCAGGGCAAGGCGGCATTCCGGGTGCGCTTCCAGCGTCACCTGGCCCGCACCGGTGACGGTGCCTTCAAAGAAATTCATCATCGGCGAGCCGATGAAGCCCGCCACGAAGCGGTTGGCGGGGCGGTGGTAGAGATCCAGCGGCGCGCCGACCTGCTCGATGCGCCCGTCGCGCAGCACGACGATGCGGTCGGCCAGCGTCATGGCTTCCGTCTGATCGTGGGTGACATAGATCATCGTCGCGCCCAATTCGCCGTGCAGGCGGGCGATCTCCACCCGCATCTTCACGCGCAACTCGGCGTCGAGGTTGGAGAGCGGCTCATCGAACAGGAATACATCCGGCTCGCGCACGATGGCGCGACCGATGGCGACGCGCTGGCGTTGCCCGCCGGACAGCGCCTTGGGCAGGCGGGCGAGCAGCGGGGCGAGCTGCAGCACATCAGCGGCGGAGCGCACGCGCGTCTCGGTCTCGGGCTTGGCGTGGCCTGTCATGCGCATGCCGAAGCCCATGTTGGCCTCCACGCTCATATGCGGGTAGAGCGCATAGGTCTGGAACACCATGGCCACGCCGCGTTCGCCCGGCTCGGTGTCGTTCATGCGGGTGGCGCCGATCTGCAGCTCGCCGCCGGAGATGTCCTCCAGCCCGGCGATCATGCGCAGCAGTGTGGATTTCCCGCAGCCGGAGGGGCCGACGAAGACGACGAACTCACCGTCCTCCACCGTCAGATCCGCGCCGTGGATCACGGCATGGGCGCCGTAGGATTTTCTGAGCCCTTGCAGGGTGACCGATGCCATGGGGGCGCTCCTTACTTGATGGCCCCGGCGGTGATGCCGGACATGAAATAGCGTTGCAGGAAGACGAAGACGGCGAGCATCGGCGTGGTGAGCAGCACCGCCCCCACCATGATGCCGCCCCAGCTCACTTCGGTGATGCCGATCAGCGAGCCAAGCGCGACGGGGGCCGTCATCATGGCCGGGTCATTGGCGATCAGCAGCGGCCAGAGGTAATTGTTCCAGCTGTGCAGGAAGAGGATGATGCCGAGCGCGGCCAGCGTGGGGCGGGCGAGCGGCAGGGCGACGTAGAAGAAGATGCGCCATTCGCTGACGCCCTCCACGCGGGCGGCGTCAAACAGATCGGCGGGCATCATCGAAAACGCCTGCCGCATGAACAGAACTCCGAGCGAGTTGAACAGCGGCGGCACGATCAGCGCGACCCATGTGTCGGAGAGGCCGAAATCGCGCGCCACCATGATGAACTGCGGAATGACGACGACGAAATAGGGCAGGGTCATCGTGCCGAGGATGATGGCGATCACCGCGCCGCGCCCGTGGAAGCGGTAGCGCGCCAGTGCCCAGCCCGCCATGGAGGTGAGCGCCATGGAGAGCACGGTGTAAACGCTGGCCACAACCACGGAAACGAAGATGGTGCGCACGAAATCCAGATCGGCCTGCAGCTTGCGGAAGTTTTCAAGGAACTGATCCGACGGGATCAGCTCGATCCGGGGCGAGAAGATCGCCTCATCGCCCATGGTGGCAAAGACGAGCATCATCCAGATCGGCAGCAGCCAGAGCAGTGCCAGCGGCACCAGCACGGCGTGCAGCGCGAGCGCGCGCAGGCGCAGGGTCTTGGAGCGGGATGTCATGTGCGGTCCCTCCCGAGCCAGAGGTTCAGGGCAGCAATGGCGACCGCCAGCATCGCGATGGTGTAGGCGATGGCGGAGGCGTAGCCGAAGTTGAGGTTCAGGAAACCCTGCCGATAGAGGTAGAGGCCGAGGGTTTCGGTGCCGCCGCCGGGGCCGCCCTGGTTGGTGATCAGGTAGGGCTCCACGAACATCTGCATCGAGCCGATGACGGAGAGCACGAGGCAAAACAGGATGATCGGGCGCAGAAGCGGCAGGGTGATGTGGAAGAACTGCTGGCGCGGGGTGACGCGGTCCAGCGTGGCGGCCTCGTAGACATCCTCGGGGATGGATTGCAGGCCCGACAGGATGATGATCGCGTTATAGCCGACCCAGCGCCACGTCACGGCGACGATGATCACCGCCATGGCGGCGTCGGGATCGCCGAACCAGTTGAGCGCGGGCAGGCCGACGCTTTCGAACATCTTGTTCACGATGCCGAACTCGGCGTTGAACATCAGCCGGAAGACGGCAGCATAGGCGGCCTCGCCGATCACCACCGGCGCAAAGAAGGCAAAGCGCATCAGCCCGCGGGCGCGCAGCAAGGGCGAGTTCAGGAAGACCGCCAGCAGCGTGGCCAGCGTGAGCATCACCGGCACCTGAATCACAAGGATGGTGAGCGTGTTTTCCAGCGCGTTCCAATAGGCCGGATCCTGTACCACGCGGCCCCATGTCATGCCCGGGTTGAAGCTCCACGGCGCGCGCCGGGTGGACATGAAGGAGAGGTAGAAAGAGTAGAGGATCGGCCAGCACCAGAACACCGCGAAGATCGCGAGGTAGGGCGCAAGGAAGCCGTAAGCCACTTTGGTTCTGAGGCGCATTGTCTTTGGTCCGGGTCAGGGGTGCCGGCGGGCAATCGGGAGGACGCCCGCCGGGCTGGATCACTTCGCGATGGGCAGGCCCGTGGCGAAGCTGATCTGCTTGGCGGCATCGTCGAGCGCGGATTGTGCGCTTTCATGCTCGCCCTTGATGTAGGCGATCTGGGTGGCCTGGATCACCTGATCGGCGTCGCCGAAGAAGGGGGTGCCGGTGGCGGGCTTGATCTTGTCGAGCCGGCCCAGCACCGTTTCCCAGACGGTCTGATCCGCGTAGAAGGGGTGCGGTTCCTTCACGAAGGGATCCTCCAGCGCGCTCAGCAGCGAGGGCACCAGCCCGTATTCGCGCAGCATGGTGATCTGGCCCTCGTTCGTGCCCAGCGTATAGGCGAGGTACTTGTAGGCCGCGTCTTTCTGGTCGCTGTTGTCGGCGATCGCCAGCAGCGAGCCGCCCACGTTGGCCGCGCGGCTGCCGCCTTCGGCGACTGTCGGCATCAGGGTGACGCCCCAGAGGCCTGCCTGCTCGGCCGGGACGTTGTCGCGCAGGGTGCCGTCAAACCACGCGCCGTTCATCGCCGTGGCCACGACGCCCGCGCCCGCGTTCTGCACGCGCTCGCTGAAATCGCCCGCCGTCACCAAGCCGTCATTGACCATGCGGCCCAGCACCTCCAGCGCGGCCACGCAGCCCGGCTGGTTCACGGTGATGCTTTCGCCATCCTCCGAGAAGTAGCCGCAGCCCTGCTCGTTGGCGATCATGCGGAACCATTCCGCGCCGCCGTTGAGGTTGTCGTTGGACATGGTGACGCCGGGGTTGGCTTCCATGATCTTCTTGCCCGCAGCGTGGAAATCCTCCCAGGTGACAACGCTTTCGGGATCGACGCCCGCGTTCTTATAGAAGTCACGGCGGTAGAAGAGCACGGCCGGGCCGGTGTCCCACGGCATCCCGATCACCCGCTCGCCATCGCGCAGGGCGGTGAGTTTGAAATCGGGGAAGCCGGCCTGTTTGTCGGCGTCAAAGCCCAGCGGCACCAGATCGGTGGCGCAATCGGGGAACTGTGCCTTGATCAGCTCCATCTCGATGTTCTGGAACTGGAACACATCCGGCAGGCCCGTGCCCCCGGCGGCGCAGGCGGCCAGCACGCGGCTTTTCACCTGCGAGTAGCCAAGATTTTCCACGGTGACCTTGATGTCCGGGTTCTCGGCGTTGAAGCCCGCCACGGTGGCGTCCAGCGCCTTGGCGGCGACACCCCAGCCCCAGACGGTGATTTCGGTTTCCGCCGTGGCCGCAGCCGGAGCCGCAAGGCTGATGGCTGCCACGACGCTTGCAGTGAATCGTTTCATTTCGAGTTCCTCCCCCTGTCTGATACGATCGATGAGAACGTGAACATGCCTGAGTCCGAGGGGGACGTCTCATCCGTGGGGAAGCGCGAGTCACCAGATCGTAAGATCGTCGAAAAAAGATTGTGGGATCCGGCGGGCAGCACCGTGGAGCAGTTGCCCAACGAGATCATCCTTGGCCGCGGGCACCCGGCGATCATGCAATCGCAGCACTGGCACGCGCAGATCGAGATCAACTACGCAAGGCGCGGCAGCGTGTTTTACGAGATGCACGGCTTCCCGATGGAGATCCCCGAGGGCCATATGGCGGTGTTCTGGGGTGGGCTGCCGCATCGCCTGAGCGATTGCGCCGCCGATGGCGAGATGGAGGCGATTCATCTGCCGCTCTTGCAGTTCTTCCGCCTGCGCCTGCCGGATTCCTTACGCGAAGCCCTCATGCGCGGCGGCGCGCTGATCACCAAGGCCCCCCATGCGGAGGATCACCTCGCCTTTGCCCGCTGGGCGGATTACTTTCGCTCCGGCGATCCGGCGGCGCGGATCATCGCCACCGAGGAGATGCTGCTGCGCATCGAACGGCTGGTGCTTGCGCCCTACGAGGTGCGCTGCCCGCCTGCGGCCGGGGAATCGGCCTCGGAAGCGCCGGATCAGCCCAGCTTTGACAGGATCGGCTCCATGCTTGAATTCATGAGCCGCCATTTCAAGGATGAGATCGACGCCTCCTCCATCGCCAGCTCGGCGCAGATTCACCCGAAATACGCGATGAGCGTGTTTCGCAAATCCACCGGGATGACGCTCAACCAATATGTGCTGCTGCTGCGGCTTTCCTATGCGCAGGCGCTCCTGATGCAGGGGGAGGACTCCATCGTGGACATCGCGATGGACTCGGGCTTCGGCTCGCTGTCGCATTTCAACCGGGTGTTTCGCAAACACACCGGCGCAAGCCCGTCGGATTTCCGCCGCGCCCATGGAAGCCGTTTGCAAACAAGCGCTTAAGCCCGCTTTCGCCGCGCCGCGTTGACGCTCCCGGCCTGCCGGTGGGTGGCGCTTTTCTGCGCGCGGGCTTGGGCGCTCGCGTGATCTTACCATCTGCACAGCTCACCTTACCCGGAGGCGAGACAAGCGCGCAGGCCTGAGGCAGCGTCGCGCCTGCTGCGTATGACTGTCACTACCGAAAAATATATGAAAAATCATTTGCGCATATAAAAGTAATTTGCGCATATGGGATTCGACTCGCCTGTGTGGCCCGTTTCGGCCCGGTGACACGCGCGTCTGCCCGCATTCGGGCATCACCAGAGGGAGGAGAGACCCATGAAGAAGATTTTCGCCGCGATCACCACGATCGCGCTTGCCACCGCGTCCAGCGTCTATGCCGAGGGCATCAAGATCGGCCTGTCGGTGGACCAGCTGTTTGAAAGCCGCGTGGCGGTGAACAACGGCATCAAGGCCGAGGCCGCCGACCGCGGCTACGAGGTGGTTGAGGTGGTGGCCGATGGCGACGCCCAGCAGCAGAACGCGCAGATCCAGTCGCTCATCGCGCAGGATGTGGACGCGATCCTCGTCTGCGCCGTGGACCAGAACACCATCGAGCGCGCCCTGATCGCCGCGCAGCGCGCCGGGATCCCGGTTGTCGCCTATGACCGCGATCTGCCCGACAGCCGCGTGGTGCAGGCCTTCGTCGGCCCGGATTCGCTGTTTGATGGTCGCCTGGCCGGCGAATACACCGCCAAGGCGCTGGCCGGTGTGGAAGGCGAGATCACCATCGTCGAGCTGATCGGCGCGCTGAACGATCAGAACGGCATCGACCGCTCCAAGGGCTTCCGCGAAGGCATCGCAACGCTTGAGAACGTGAAGCTGATCGAAGTGCCGACCGATTGGGATTCCGCCCGCGCGCTCTCCGGCACCCAGAACGCCATTCAGGCCAACCCGGACGTGAAGGCCGTGTTCGCCGCCACCGACACCCACATCCCGGCGGTGGAAACCGTACTGACGGACACCGGCAAGCTGATGAAGCTGGGCGAAGAGGGCCATGTGGTTGTGACCGGCGTGAACGGCTCCAACGATGGCTATCAGGCCGTTGTCGGCGGCGTGGCGGACGGTTTCGTGGTGATGGGCACCGAGGCGACGGGCCGCAAGGCGGTTGCGCTGGTGGCCGACATCCTCGCGGGCAATGCCGTTGAGCGCATCAACGTGATCCCCGGCGATTTCTACACGATGGCCGATGCCGAGGCCAACAAGGCCAAGATCTGGGGCGCGAAGTAATTCGCGCACCGATCCGCGGGGTGCGCCGCCTTCCCGGCGCGCCCCGCTTTCGCCTTTCCGTACGTTTCCTGAATGCCCGGTGCCACCGCCATGCTGCCCAAGGCCATCGCCGCCCTGAAATCCTACCCCGCCGTGCCGGTGGTGCTTCTGCTGCTGGCGCTGTTCTCTGCCGCCTCGCCCTATTTTGCCACAGCTGGCAATATCGAGGCGATGCTGGGCGCGAATGCCGTAGTGCTGATCGCCGCCGTGGGGATGACGTTCGTTTTCCTGATCGGCGGCATTGATCTTTCGATCTCAACCGTGATCAGCGCCTCCGCCGTGCTGGCCGGGATCGTGATGGCGCAGACGGGCAGCATCCCGCTGGGCGTGCTCACTGCCGTGGCCGTGGGTGCGGGCTTTGGCCTGCTGAACGGCGTGCTGATCGGCTATTTCAAACTGACCCCTTTCATCACCACCATGGCCACGCAGCTGATCGCGCGCGGGCTGGCTTTCGTGATGAGCGAGGGCATCGCGGTGAAGGGCACGCCCTACGGGTTGCTCGATTTCGGCTTTCTTCTGTGGTTCGGCCTGCCCGCCGTCATGGTGGTGGCGCTGGCCATCGCGGGCGGCGGTGCGGTGGTGCTGGGCCACAGCACATGGGGCCGCCACGTGATGCTGACGGGCTCCAACCCCTCGGCCGCGCGCTACGCCGGGCTGAACGTGGCCCGCATCGAATGCGAGGTCTACTTGCTCTCCGGCGTGCTGGCCGGGGTGGCGGGGTTTGTCTCCATCGCCAATCTCGGCAACGCGATCCCCGGCGTGGGCGACACGCTGTTGCTGATCATCATCGGCGCGGTGGTGCTGGGCGGCACCAGCATGACGGGCGGCGAAGGCAGCATCGGGCGCACCGTGCTGGGCGTCGCGCTGCTGGCGGTACTCACGAGCGGGCTGAACCTGATGGGCATTCCCTTCTACGACCAGCTCATCATTCAGGGCGTGCTGATCTTCCTTGGCACATGGGTCGCCATGAAACTGAGCGGCCGGAGGGCCCTGTGATGCTGCAATCCCTACCCGCGGCTGAGACGCCCGCCACCACGGCCCCCGTTCTGGAGGTGCGCCACCTGTCCAAGGCCTTCGCGGGCAAGACGGTGGTGGATGACGTTTCCTTCGCGCTGCACCCCGGCGAGGCCATCGCGCTGGTGGGGGAAAACGGCGCGGGCAAATCCACCACGAAGAACATGCTCTGCGGGCTGCTGACGCCCACCAAGGGCGAGATCCGCATCGCGGGCACGCCGGTGCCGCCGGGCGAAGGCGCGCGGCCCGGGATTTCCGCCGTCCACCAGGAGCTTTCGCTCTTCGGCGCGCTTTCGGTGGCCGAAAACATCTGCATCTCCGATCTGCCGGGCCGCCCGGCGCGCATCGACTGGCGCGCGGCAGAGGCCGTGGCGGAAGAGCAGCTGGGCATCCTCGGCATCAAGATCGACCCCCGCGCGCTGGTGGAAACGCTTGGCGCGGGGCATCAGCAGGTGGTGGAGATCGCCAAGGCCCTGCGCCACGCCGACCGGGTGCTGATCCTCGATGAGCCGACAACCTCGCTCACTGCGCTGGAGCGCGAAAAGCTCTTTGCCATCGTCGACATGCTGAAGGCGCGTGGGGTGGCGATCATCTTCATTTCCCACTTCATGGAGGAGATCTACCGCCTTTGCGAAAGCTTCATCGTGCTGCGCGACGGCAAGCAGGTGGGGCAGGGGCGGCTGGCGGATGTCTCGCGGCGGCAGCTGGAAGAGATGATGGTGGGCCGGGCGATGGCGGATGCCACGCTCGATCTGGGCGCGCACGGTGCGGAGGAGATCCTGCGCGTGGAAGGTTTGAGCTCCGCCGATTTCCACGACATCAGCTTCGCCCTGCGCCGGGGTGAGATTCTGGGCATATCCGGCCTTATGGGGGCCGGGCGCACGGAGCTGGCCGAGGCGATCTTCGGCCTGCGCCCCTCTGGCGGGGCGATCACCGTGAAGGGCGCGCCCGTGCCCCGCGCCACCGTGGCCGGGATGAAGGCGCGCGGCATGTGCTACGTGCCGGAAGATCGCCGACGAAACGGGCTGTTCCTGAACCGCCCTGTGCGCGAGAACCTCTCGGCGGCGGCGCTGAAGGCCTTCGTGAAACGCAAGCTGGGCTTTGGCGGCGAGCGCGCCGTGGCGGAGGGCATCGTGGAAACGCGCGGCATCGCCGTGCCCCATGTGGAAAACCCGGTCGGCGATCTGTCGGGCGGCAACCAGCAGAAGGTGCTGATCGCGCGCTGGCTGGCGATGGCCCCCGATATCCTGATCCTCGATGAGCCCACCAAGGGCGTGGACATCGGCGCGAAGTTCGACATTCACGCCGCCGTGGCCGAACTGGCGCGGCAGGGGCGCGGCGTGCTGATCGTCTCCTCCGATCTGCCGGAGCTTCTGCACACCACCCACCGCCTGCTGGTGATGCGCAAGGGGCGGATTGCGGGCAGCTTCCAGCGCGAGGATTACGACGCGGTGAAGATCATTTCCCTTGCCGCCAGCACGGGTGAAGCCGGAGAGCAGACATGAGTGGCCAATCCCGCAAGAACCCGCTGACACGGCAGAAATGGATGCCGATCCTGCTGGCCACGCTGGGGCTGGCCGCGCTGCTTTCGGTGGCGGCACCTGCGTTCCTGTCGTTTGCCAACATGCAATCCATCCTCGTGCAGGCCAGCGTCACCGCGATCATGGCCATCGGCATGACCTTCGTCATCACCACGGCCGGGATCGACATCTCGGTGGGCGCGATCCTCTTCTTCACGTCGGCGCTCTTCGCCAAGCTGATGCTGGAGACCGGCAGCTACCCGCTGGCTTTCGCCGCGGCCATGCTCTGCGCGACGCTCTTGGGGGCGCTCAACGGCCTGCTGATCGTGCGCTTTCGCGTTTCGCCGCTGATCACCACGCTGGCGACCTATTCGATCTATCGCGGCGCGGCGATCCACCTGACGGAGGCGCAGAACATCCCGGTGCCGCGCGAGATGGGCTTTCTGGGCAATGGGCGGATCTTCGGCGTGCCGGTGCCGATCCTGATCCTTGCGGTGGTCTTCCTGCTCGGCGTCTATCTCTTCACCCAGACGCGCTTTGGCGTCTACATCCGCGCGCTTGGTGCAAGCCAGCGCTCGGCCCATGAAACCGGCCTGCCGGTGGATCGCGTCACGGTGCTGGCCTATGGCATCGGCGGCTTCCTGACGGGGATCGCGGCGCTCGTGCTGCTCGCGCGGGTGGGGGGGCTGCAATCGGGCATCGGCATCGGGATCGAGTTTACCGTGATCGCGGCGGTGATCCTTGGCGGCACCAAGCTGACGGGCGGCACGGGCACCGTGGCCGGATCGGTGATCGGCGCGGTGTTTCTGGTGCTGATCGACAACGGGCTGAACCTGATGAACGCCTCGCCCTACATCTACGACGCCGTGCGCGGCGCGGTGCTGCTGGCGGCGGTGGTGGTGGACAGGCTCTCGACCCACCGGCGGCACGTGACGCTGGAAAAGCGCAAGCGTGAGCGGCTGATGGCGGCGGCCTGAGCCGCGCTTGAAACGATCCTGACAGGTTTCGCGGAGCTGAAACAAAAGCGTCACGCGGCTGTCACCCTCTTCGGCGAATTGGGCGGTCATGCACCGCCCCGGTGCGCGCCCCGGCCCGAACCGGACCGGGCGCGGCACCGGGCCCAATTCGAACCGGAGAGACCTGATGAAATCCCTGTCCTTTGCCGCCGCCGCGGCCTTCGCGCTGGTGGCCAATGCTTCCACGGCCGAAACCGAAATCACCTTCTGGCACGCCATGGGCGGCGCCCTTGGAGAGACCGTCAACAAGATCGCCGAGGACTTCAACGCCTCGCAGGACGCCTACAAGATCACGCCCGTGTTCAAAGGCACCTACGAGGAAGCCCTGACCGCTGGCATCGCCGCTTTCCGCGCCGGTGAGCAGCCCAACATCCTGCAGGTGTTTGACGCCGGTGCCGCCACCGTGATCGGCGCCAAAGGCGCGACGATCCCGGTGCAGGATCTGCTGGTCGAGAACGGTGTCGCCTTCGATATCGAAGACTACATCTCGGGCGTGCGCTACTTCTACGCCGACGCCGAAGGCAAGATGGTCGGCATGCCGTTCAACTCTTCTTCGCCGATCATGTATTTCAACGTGCAGGCGCTGGAAGAAGCCGGTGTGAGCGCGCCGAAGACCTGGGAAGAATTTCAAACCGTCACCGCGCCCGCGCTGAAAGAGGCCGGCTACACCGCGCTGAGCCAATCCCACCTGCCGTGGATCTTCACCGAGAACTTCATGTCCCGCCACGATCTGCCGTTCGCCACGAACGACAACGGCTACACCGGCGGCGACGACACCCAGATCCTCGTGAACAACGACGCCATCAAAGCCCATTTCACCGCCGTGACCGAGTGGCAGGAAGAAGGCTACTTCGAATGGTTCGGCACCGGCTGGGGTGACAACCAGACCCCGTTCGAAGAAGGCAAGGTCGCGATCTGGCTGGGCTCCTCGGGCTCCTTCGGCGGGCTCTCCAAGAAGGATCTGGGCTTTGATTTCTCCGCCACCTACCTGCCCTATTGGGAGGCCGTGACGAGCGAGCCGAAACAGACGTTCATCGGCGGCGCGGCGCTCTTTGCCATGGCCGGCCATGGTGCCGAGGAAAACGCGGCCACCGCTGCTTTCTTCGAATACCTTACTAAGCCTGAAACCCAGTACTTCTGGCACCAGGACACCGGCTACGTGCCGATCACCGAAGCCGCCTACGAACTGGCCAAGGCCGACGGCCACTATGACCGCTTCCCGGCGGCCGAAGTGGGCATCCAGCAGCTGTCCCTGCCCGCCGGTGAGCACACCAAGGGCTACCGCATGGGCTTCTACGTGCAGATCCGCGACGTGATGAACCGGGAATACGGCCGCATCCTGACCGGCGAAACCACCGTGGAAGAGGCCTTCAAGGCCATCGAAGCCGAAGCCAACGCCCTGCTGGCCCGCTTCTCCAAGACCCAGAGCTAACCCGCTCCACCCTCACACGACTGGCGGCCGCACCCCCCTGCGGCCGCCCCTTTTTTCCGGGAGTCCCCATGAAACGCGCCGGTTTCACCACGCGCTGGCTGCCCATGCTGCTTTTGCTGCCGCAGCTCGCCATCATCACGATCTTCTTCTACTGGCCCGCCGCCCATGCGGTGCAGTCTTCTTTTTTCCTGCAGGATCCCTTCGGCTTCGGCGCGACCTTCGTGGGGTTCGACAATTACACCGATCTTGCCGCCAGCAGCGAATACCTGAAGATCGCGCGGTTTACCCTGCTTTTCACGCTTCTGGTGACATTCTTTTCCCTCGCGCTGGCGCTGCTGCTGGCGGTGAAGGCCGACAATGTGATCCGGGGCGCGAAAACCTACCGCACGCTTCTGATGTGGGTCTATGCCGTGGCCCCGCCGGTGGCCGGGTTCATCGGGCTGATCATGTTCAACCAGAGCTGGGGCCCCCTCACCGAGGCCGCCCGCGCGATTGGTTGGGATTTCAAACTGGGGGTGAATTTCACCGATACCGCCGCCGCGATGGTGCTTGTTTCGGTCTGGAAACAGGTGCCGGTGAACTTCATCTTCTTCCTCTCGGGGCTGCAATCCATCCCCAAGGCGGTGCGCGAGGCGGCGCTGATCGACAACGGCTCCGCCACCTCCCGTTTCTGGGGCGTGACCTTCCCGCTGCTCGCGCCGACAGGTTTTTTCCTGCTGATCGTCAACATCACCTATGCGCTGTTTGATACCTTCGGCATCGTCGACACGATGGTGAAGGGCGAGCCCGGCAACAACCCGATGACGCTGGTTTACAAGGTCTATGTGGACGGCTTCCGGGGCAATGATCTGGGCGGAAGCTCGGCGCAATCGGTGGTGCTGATGGTTCTGGTACTTGCGCTGACGGTGTTCCAGTTCCGCCTGATCGACCGCCGCATCCATTACACCTGAGGCAATACGCGATGACAGATGTTCTGCAACAGGCCCCCGCGATCCCCGCGCCGCGCCGCCGCGGCTTCCGCCTTGGCCGCGTGGTGGATCACGCGGTGCTGATCCTCGGCGCGCTCTTCATGCTGGTGCCGCTTCTGGTGGTGCTGCAAACCACCACCACCAGCGATCTGGACACGATCAAACACGGCCCCCAGCTGGTGATCGGCGATCAGATGGGCGCGAATTTCAAATCCGCCATGTTCAAGGCCTCGGGCTTTTCGGGCGAGAACACCGGCGTGTCGATGCTGGCGAACTCGCTGATCCTTGGCCTCGGCTTTGCCCTTGGCAAGATCCTGATCGGGATGATGGCGGCCTATGCGCTTGTCTATTTCCGGCTGCGCTTTGCCACCTTTGCCTTCTGGCTGATCTTCACCACGCTGCTGCTGCCGCTGGAGGTGCGCATCCTGCCCTCCTACGAGATCGCGCAGAAGCTGGGGCTGCTCAACAGCTACACCGGCCTGATCGTGCCGCTGATCGCCTCGGCCACGGCCACCTTCTTTTTCCGGCAGTTCTTCCGCTCGGTGCCCGAAGAGCTGGTGGAGGCCGCCCGGATCGACGGCGCGGGGCCGGTGAAATTCTTCATCGATATCCTGATCCCGCTGTCGCAGACGATGATCGCCGCCATGTTCATCATCATGTTCGTCTTCGGTTGGAACCAATACCTCTGGCCGACGATGATCACGACGGACGAGAGCATGTACACGCTGGTGCGCGGCATCAAGCAGCTC from Pseudoruegeria sp. SHC-113 includes these protein-coding regions:
- a CDS encoding ABC transporter ATP-binding protein, whose protein sequence is MASVTLQGLRKSYGAHAVIHGADLTVEDGEFVVFVGPSGCGKSTLLRMIAGLEDISGGELQIGATRMNDTEPGERGVAMVFQTYALYPHMSVEANMGFGMRMTGHAKPETETRVRSAADVLQLAPLLARLPKALSGGQRQRVAIGRAIVREPDVFLFDEPLSNLDAELRVKMRVEIARLHGELGATMIYVTHDQTEAMTLADRIVVLRDGRIEQVGAPLDLYHRPANRFVAGFIGSPMMNFFEGTVTGAGQVTLEAHPECRLALPQAKALPHGAAVTLGIRPEHFAPAPLPEGNLTLTIDVIERLGALSYAYAETKGDAPVIVARPEDASEDRPGGQITVGIRPERAHLFAADGTRLP
- a CDS encoding carbohydrate ABC transporter permease, encoding MTSRSKTLRLRALALHAVLVPLALLWLLPIWMMLVFATMGDEAIFSPRIELIPSDQFLENFRKLQADLDFVRTIFVSVVVASVYTVLSMALTSMAGWALARYRFHGRGAVIAIILGTMTLPYFVVVIPQFIMVARDFGLSDTWVALIVPPLFNSLGVLFMRQAFSMMPADLFDAARVEGVSEWRIFFYVALPLARPTLAALGIILFLHSWNNYLWPLLIANDPAMMTAPVALGSLIGITEVSWGGIMVGAVLLTTPMLAVFVFLQRYFMSGITAGAIK
- a CDS encoding carbohydrate ABC transporter permease, producing MRLRTKVAYGFLAPYLAIFAVFWCWPILYSFYLSFMSTRRAPWSFNPGMTWGRVVQDPAYWNALENTLTILVIQVPVMLTLATLLAVFLNSPLLRARGLMRFAFFAPVVIGEAAYAAVFRLMFNAEFGIVNKMFESVGLPALNWFGDPDAAMAVIIVAVTWRWVGYNAIIILSGLQSIPEDVYEAATLDRVTPRQQFFHITLPLLRPIILFCLVLSVIGSMQMFVEPYLITNQGGPGGGTETLGLYLYRQGFLNLNFGYASAIAYTIAMLAVAIAALNLWLGRDRT
- a CDS encoding ABC transporter substrate-binding protein, whose product is MKRFTASVVAAISLAAPAAATAETEITVWGWGVAAKALDATVAGFNAENPDIKVTVENLGYSQVKSRVLAACAAGGTGLPDVFQFQNIEMELIKAQFPDCATDLVPLGFDADKQAGFPDFKLTALRDGERVIGMPWDTGPAVLFYRRDFYKNAGVDPESVVTWEDFHAAGKKIMEANPGVTMSNDNLNGGAEWFRMIANEQGCGYFSEDGESITVNQPGCVAALEVLGRMVNDGLVTAGDFSERVQNAGAGVVATAMNGAWFDGTLRDNVPAEQAGLWGVTLMPTVAEGGSRAANVGGSLLAIADNSDQKDAAYKYLAYTLGTNEGQITMLREYGLVPSLLSALEDPFVKEPHPFYADQTVWETVLGRLDKIKPATGTPFFGDADQVIQATQIAYIKGEHESAQSALDDAAKQISFATGLPIAK
- a CDS encoding helix-turn-helix domain-containing protein, whose translation is MPESEGDVSSVGKRESPDRKIVEKRLWDPAGSTVEQLPNEIILGRGHPAIMQSQHWHAQIEINYARRGSVFYEMHGFPMEIPEGHMAVFWGGLPHRLSDCAADGEMEAIHLPLLQFFRLRLPDSLREALMRGGALITKAPHAEDHLAFARWADYFRSGDPAARIIATEEMLLRIERLVLAPYEVRCPPAAGESASEAPDQPSFDRIGSMLEFMSRHFKDEIDASSIASSAQIHPKYAMSVFRKSTGMTLNQYVLLLRLSYAQALLMQGEDSIVDIAMDSGFGSLSHFNRVFRKHTGASPSDFRRAHGSRLQTSA
- a CDS encoding sugar ABC transporter substrate-binding protein, yielding MKKIFAAITTIALATASSVYAEGIKIGLSVDQLFESRVAVNNGIKAEAADRGYEVVEVVADGDAQQQNAQIQSLIAQDVDAILVCAVDQNTIERALIAAQRAGIPVVAYDRDLPDSRVVQAFVGPDSLFDGRLAGEYTAKALAGVEGEITIVELIGALNDQNGIDRSKGFREGIATLENVKLIEVPTDWDSARALSGTQNAIQANPDVKAVFAATDTHIPAVETVLTDTGKLMKLGEEGHVVVTGVNGSNDGYQAVVGGVADGFVVMGTEATGRKAVALVADILAGNAVERINVIPGDFYTMADAEANKAKIWGAK
- a CDS encoding ABC transporter permease; translated protein: MPGATAMLPKAIAALKSYPAVPVVLLLLALFSAASPYFATAGNIEAMLGANAVVLIAAVGMTFVFLIGGIDLSISTVISASAVLAGIVMAQTGSIPLGVLTAVAVGAGFGLLNGVLIGYFKLTPFITTMATQLIARGLAFVMSEGIAVKGTPYGLLDFGFLLWFGLPAVMVVALAIAGGGAVVLGHSTWGRHVMLTGSNPSAARYAGLNVARIECEVYLLSGVLAGVAGFVSIANLGNAIPGVGDTLLLIIIGAVVLGGTSMTGGEGSIGRTVLGVALLAVLTSGLNLMGIPFYDQLIIQGVLIFLGTWVAMKLSGRRAL